The following are encoded together in the Kwoniella europaea PYCC6329 chromosome 1, complete sequence genome:
- a CDS encoding haloacid dehalogenase, type II codes for MTLTICFDALGTCFTLQDIVKTVEERYGEGLAKKGWGSKGFVMDWFHSAQRDYTYLSLISPPPPPISSILKTSLPLSLSSALSIPPPKSSELEGITSLLSSLPAAPTLEEAFSYLANNEAKLAIITNGAKSTTEGYASKAGIIDYISSVVSCDDVGYAKPHKEVYEAANSLCERLEDGGKGQRWFVAAHLWDLAAAKKAGFKTALVLELPSESVEHDKQVESLNKWYETYGGRPDIVGKSLLEVAQEIIKKN; via the exons ATGACTCTCACAATCTGCTTCGATGCCCTCGGGACGTGTTTCACCCTTCAAGATATCGTCAAGACTGTCGAAGAGAGATATGGAGAAGGGTTGGCGAAAAAAGGGTGGGGTAGTAAGGGATTCGTGATGGATTGG TTCCATTCGGCTCAAAGAGACTACACA TATCTATCCCTCATTTCCccgcctcctcctccgaTATCTTCTATCCTCAAAACCTCTCTACCtttatccctctcatctGCTCTTTCGATACCTCCCCCCAAGTCATCAGAGCTAGAAGGGATAACTTCACTCTTATCGTCTCTTCCAGCTGCGCCTACGTTGGAAGAGGCTTTCAGCTACTTAGCAAACAACGAAGCCAAGTTAGCAATCATCACCAATGGAGCTAAATCGACTACTGAGGGATACGCCTCCAAAGCCGGTATAATAGACTATATCTCCAGTGTAGTAAGCTGCGATGATGTGGGATATGCCAAACCACACAAGGAGGTGTACGAAGCCGCCAACAGTCTATGTGAGAGGTTGGAGGATGGAGGGAAGGGCCAGAGATGGTTCGTTGCTGCGCATCTTTGGGACTTGGCAGCGGCTAAGAAAGCTGG GTTCAAAACTGCTTTGGTGCTCGAGTTGCCTTCTGAGTCGGTAGAGCATGACAAACAAGTTGAGAGTTTGAACAAATGGTATGAGACTTATGGTGGAAGACCTGATATAGTTGGGAAAAGTCTATTGGAAGTTGCTCAAGAAATCATAAAGAAGAATTGa